A region of the Methylobacterium nodulans ORS 2060 genome:
CTCGCGACGGCGCGCATGGCCGCGCGGGAGGGCGCCCGGGTGGTGATGGGCGCCCGCAACGCCGAGGCGCTGGCCGCGATTCAGGAGGATATCGAGCGCGAGGGCGGCCAGGCCACCCATGCGGTCTGCGATGTCGGGCGGCGCGAGGACGTGCGGGCGCTGGCCGACACGGCGATCGAGCGCTTCGGCGGCTTCGATACCTGGGTGAACGATGCGGGCATCTCGATCTTCGGCCGCCTGGAGGAGGTGAGCGACGAGGACAGCGAGCGCCTGTTCCGGACCAACTTCTGGGGCACGGTCCATGGCTCGCTCGTGGCGGTGCCGCACCTGAAGCGGCACGGCGGGGCTCTCATCAATGTCGGCAGCATCGCCTCCGACATGGCGATCCCGCTCCAGGCCATGTACTCGGCGAGCAAGCACGCGATCCGCGGCTTCACGGACGGGCTGCGCGCGGAACTGGAGATGGAAGGCGCGCCGGTCTCGGTGACGCTGATCAAGCCCGGCTCGATCGATACGCCCCTGCCGCATCATGCCCGCAACTACATGGACCGCGAGCCGCAGCTGCCGCCGCCGGTCTATCATCCGGACGAGGTCGCCCGCGCCATCCTGCACGCGGCCGTGCACCCGCATCGCGAGATCTATGTGGGCGGCGGCGGACGGGTGCTGACCGGCTTCAAGAAGATGGCGCCGCAGGCTTTCGACCGGCTCGGCGCCGTGATGTCCCGTGCGCAGCGGAGCGCCGAGCCTCCGCGCGATCCGCAGGGCGCGCTGCACCAGCCGGGGCCCGACGGCCATGTCCGCGGCAGCTATCCGGGCTACGTGCGGCGCACCAGCACCTACACGCGCGCGCAGCTCCATCCGCTCACGACGAGCGCCGTGGTGGCGGGGGTGGGGCTCGCCGCCGCGGCGCTGATGAGGCGGCGGGCCTGAGGGTCCGCCGATCGCCGCACCCGGCTGCGCCGCGCGGCGGCTGCATCATCTCCCGGAGGACGCATGAAGCACCCGTCCCCGATGCGAAGCCGCCCCGCCCCCGGATCGATGCGCGAACCCTCCTGTCTCCATCGGCAGAGGGGAACCGCGCGTCTCGGGCCGGTGGGGTCCCGGCACGGAACGCCGGCGCTTGCC
Encoded here:
- a CDS encoding SDR family oxidoreductase — protein: MVHTHKPLDQQVIVITGASSGIGLATARMAAREGARVVMGARNAEALAAIQEDIEREGGQATHAVCDVGRREDVRALADTAIERFGGFDTWVNDAGISIFGRLEEVSDEDSERLFRTNFWGTVHGSLVAVPHLKRHGGALINVGSIASDMAIPLQAMYSASKHAIRGFTDGLRAELEMEGAPVSVTLIKPGSIDTPLPHHARNYMDREPQLPPPVYHPDEVARAILHAAVHPHREIYVGGGGRVLTGFKKMAPQAFDRLGAVMSRAQRSAEPPRDPQGALHQPGPDGHVRGSYPGYVRRTSTYTRAQLHPLTTSAVVAGVGLAAAALMRRRA